In Terriglobia bacterium, the following are encoded in one genomic region:
- a CDS encoding polymer-forming cytoskeletal protein: protein MWKPRPEDNKPMNMNPTQPAQPVPPPAAVAAPSIPTPHKETPKASDPQRADVGHIGKSVQIKGELTGSEDLYLDGSIEGTIDLRDHSLIIGPNGKIKAGITARDLVVHGRVEGNINATGRVELRKSCTLIGDVSTQRIVIEDGAFFKGAIDIKEKSQPVEARKPLAVAASAGMNAGSGSSSGSSASSYSASSDSQGSFLDSK, encoded by the coding sequence ATGTGGAAACCGCGTCCTGAAGACAACAAGCCCATGAACATGAATCCGACCCAGCCTGCGCAGCCTGTACCCCCGCCAGCTGCTGTCGCTGCACCCAGTATTCCCACACCACATAAAGAAACGCCGAAGGCCAGCGATCCGCAACGCGCGGATGTTGGGCACATCGGCAAGTCAGTCCAGATCAAAGGCGAACTCACCGGCAGTGAGGACCTTTATCTGGACGGTTCAATCGAAGGGACGATTGATCTACGCGACCATAGCCTGATCATTGGCCCGAACGGAAAAATCAAGGCGGGCATTACCGCGCGCGATCTGGTCGTCCATGGCCGGGTTGAAGGAAACATCAACGCTACCGGACGTGTGGAGCTGCGCAAGTCCTGCACGCTGATCGGCGATGTGAGCACGCAACGGATCGTGATTGAAGATGGGGCATTCTTTAAGGGCGCCATCGATATCAAGGAAAAGAGCCAGCCAGTGGAAGCACGTAAGCCGCTGGCGGTCGCAGCCAGCGCAGGCATGAACGCCGGCAGCGGATCGTCATCGGGTTCGAGCGCGTCCAGCTACAGCGCCAGCTCGGATTCGCAGGGTTCCTTTTTAGATAGCAAATAA
- a CDS encoding cytochrome c, whose translation MKFSHALAALAIVAMCGCKAGTPSKTESAVTNEVKHEVTIGGKDVKNPIAYTPDAAKEGGEHFQHHCQICHGLDGQNTGVPFASKMDPPVADLSVKDVQDYTDGQLKWIIENGIKPSGMPGWKGILEDEEMWNIVHYIRHLPAKGSLGAPPIFKEEEEEHEHMKGEAAHDDHNAKPHTHKH comes from the coding sequence ATGAAGTTTTCCCACGCACTAGCCGCTCTTGCCATTGTTGCGATGTGTGGCTGCAAGGCCGGTACGCCCAGCAAGACCGAAAGCGCCGTAACGAATGAAGTCAAGCATGAAGTGACGATCGGCGGCAAAGACGTAAAGAATCCAATTGCCTATACACCAGACGCTGCGAAGGAAGGCGGCGAACACTTCCAGCATCATTGCCAAATCTGCCATGGACTGGACGGACAGAATACGGGGGTTCCTTTTGCCAGCAAGATGGATCCGCCAGTGGCTGATCTCTCAGTCAAAGACGTGCAGGATTACACCGACGGCCAACTGAAATGGATCATTGAAAACGGCATCAAGCCTTCCGGTATGCCGGGATGGAAAGGAATTCTGGAAGATGAAGAGATGTGGAACATTGTCCACTATATCCGCCATCTTCCCGCAAAGGGCAGCCTGGGCGCACCTCCCATTTTTAAGGAAGAAGAGGAAGAACACGAGCACATGAAAGGCGAGGCCGCTCACGACGATCACAACGCCAAGCCACATACGCACAAGCACTGA
- a CDS encoding response regulator transcription factor, translating into MKAGASKRTIRIAVVESDPLRFIGLKSLFDTETDLELVSCSLAELGPRKDIDLVLLGTRAGQNLFDVMAGLKAARPDLRIIVTGSGADDETILKALAAGAKGYVDEAASPAEFIQAMRIVHAGSVWAPRRVLSIFIERVTSSPGRIFPAGRVTFTDREKEVLELLVVGRSNKEIGSVLGIEERTVKAHVAKLMRKVGVQNRIALSVHAITHSLVTSSK; encoded by the coding sequence ATGAAAGCAGGCGCATCGAAGAGAACGATTCGCATAGCTGTGGTAGAGAGTGATCCCCTTCGGTTTATTGGACTGAAGTCTCTGTTCGATACCGAGACGGACCTCGAACTGGTCTCCTGCAGTTTGGCGGAATTGGGTCCGCGCAAAGATATCGACCTCGTCCTTCTGGGAACAAGGGCGGGACAAAACCTGTTTGACGTAATGGCGGGCCTCAAAGCCGCGCGTCCTGATCTCCGCATCATTGTTACGGGAAGCGGCGCTGACGATGAAACGATTTTGAAAGCGCTGGCCGCCGGAGCTAAAGGCTACGTGGACGAAGCCGCATCCCCAGCGGAGTTCATACAGGCAATGCGGATCGTGCATGCTGGTTCGGTCTGGGCGCCGCGTCGCGTGCTTTCGATTTTTATCGAACGAGTAACGTCTTCCCCGGGACGAATTTTTCCCGCGGGCAGGGTTACATTTACCGATCGTGAAAAAGAAGTTCTTGAACTGCTGGTGGTAGGACGCTCAAACAAGGAAATTGGATCGGTGCTGGGGATCGAAGAGCGCACCGTAAAAGCGCATGTGGCCAAGTTGATGCGCAAAGTCGGCGTGCAAAACCGCATCGCACTCTCAGTGCACGCAATTACGCATTCGCTGGTGACCTCCTCCAAATAA
- a CDS encoding lipid-binding SYLF domain-containing protein, translated as MKTLLRVVLCAVTLASGAFASEAAASRLETAATVLDEIMATPDKGIPSDILGSAKCVAVVPNLLKGGFIVGGAHGRGMATCRTATGWSAPAPLTTTGGSVGLQIGGQAVDLVMVVMNDRGMQALLTNKFKLGADASVAAGPVGRHTEGSTDWKLRAEVLTYSRARGLFAGISFNGAVIKQDEDATGELYGRQVDFKTILTGSVQPPQSAEKFLAAVKRAAGTDVAPSSSPMPSTPPPSSRPSSPVNPPAATPTPMPEPAPAAETAPATETTPSPTPTPTPPVRI; from the coding sequence ATGAAAACACTGCTTCGTGTTGTGTTGTGCGCAGTCACGCTTGCAAGCGGGGCCTTTGCTTCAGAAGCCGCGGCCAGCCGGCTGGAAACGGCAGCCACCGTATTAGACGAAATTATGGCAACTCCCGATAAGGGCATTCCTTCAGACATTCTTGGATCGGCAAAGTGCGTGGCAGTGGTGCCCAATCTGCTCAAGGGCGGATTTATAGTTGGCGGCGCGCATGGCCGCGGCATGGCAACCTGTCGCACAGCGACTGGCTGGAGCGCTCCAGCGCCATTGACCACAACAGGCGGAAGTGTGGGCTTGCAGATTGGCGGACAAGCCGTTGACCTGGTGATGGTGGTGATGAATGATCGCGGTATGCAAGCGCTGCTTACGAACAAGTTCAAGCTTGGCGCCGATGCATCCGTGGCCGCCGGTCCGGTTGGACGGCACACTGAAGGCTCCACCGACTGGAAGCTTCGAGCCGAAGTCCTAACCTACTCGCGGGCGCGCGGTCTTTTTGCCGGAATAAGTTTTAACGGCGCTGTGATCAAACAGGATGAAGACGCGACCGGCGAACTTTATGGCCGCCAGGTTGATTTCAAGACCATTCTGACGGGATCGGTTCAACCCCCGCAGTCGGCTGAAAAATTTCTTGCCGCGGTGAAACGGGCCGCAGGGACAGATGTGGCTCCTTCGAGCAGCCCGATGCCGTCGACTCCGCCTCCCAGTTCGCGACCATCGTCACCGGTAAATCCGCCAGCAGCCACGCCGACACCGATGCCAGAGCCGGCTCCGGCAGCTGAAACCGCTCCGGCCACGGAAACAACGCCGAGTCCCACTCCAACGCCAACACCGCCCGTGCGAATATAA
- a CDS encoding DUF3857 domain-containing protein encodes MRNLLRHMPLVCLLVSSLALCAQSRNPYDLELENLRSQWPSAGKLEKLALLDHVRRLRDFADDRRQVQLFFENVGQSAGENDLVRNEAAAYIDDLRTFKVPAQHQAQHWYAAPESRQRILAEARNAATTGASCETLAELEHLSGSAEAADHMLQAAALDPTATRWLRAAQFLDEPLRKFAALRNGLSLEPSNARLHVELATYYIGRQQLEKARDVLNSAAEAAPNDFVIRERRASLFLNLGLRSQALPELRRLEKQWPSPLWLRSRLALDYEQMGLLDDAARLAASVVAETSDNREQLELLARFHERRHMKYDLQADYISLSRLEPNQPDIWSRLAQVQIDCGDAEGGRKSLLRLVALDDENADAHRRLAQVDENLHLDREAQQELAKASSAARPDTLAKDAQYLVNPAMVVKDAFAKPPAPADTALADIRVQELLASGLDRVHVQQLYFVGSDAALDSHRVSTIRYSPSTEELLVIHARAWKPNGLVLDAQELGDHEYADTPVSMYYDMRLHQLRFAGLEKGDVVELEYSLVPKRRSAPYSGYFGELVLFAGRGPEQLKRYVLIAPAAEKIFVHAEKIAPASVSARDGSQVFLWESRSIPALPREPRSPGVTEVSPYVHVSTMGDWKQLGSWYAELVRPQFALDQSLQDELARVTNGLHTDKEKISAIQEFVLRSTHYVALEFGIYSYKPYPVTQIYARRFGDCKDKASLMIALLRAAGIEAEIALVRTRSLGDVATEPASIAVFNHAIVYVPKYELWLDGTAEYAGRELPLEDQGALSLTVSLSGAAEIRHIPMSRAADNYTRHVIRGELSAQGVIQFSGSTTTRGEDAPGLRHDLAVREQQLDMFRRELAEVFPSVQVDSVAVHGAEVLSSSVSVEFQGALNSPQYKRVVSLRSSWMPRSYVAALAGASTRTQDLVLPSPWTTDEEIHIALPEGAEVTSLPRDQNITGTFGSLRLHYKKSAGEVMVQSHIQFEKARVSAQDYPAFRQFCVQAEHSFRNEITLSLPQ; translated from the coding sequence ATGCGAAACCTGCTGCGTCACATGCCGCTGGTTTGTCTGCTGGTGTCGTCCCTGGCGCTTTGCGCGCAATCTCGCAACCCTTACGATCTAGAGCTGGAAAATCTGCGCTCGCAGTGGCCTTCAGCCGGAAAGCTGGAAAAGCTGGCGCTCCTGGACCATGTCCGCCGTTTGCGTGACTTTGCCGATGATCGGCGTCAAGTCCAGCTTTTCTTTGAGAATGTCGGGCAATCGGCTGGGGAAAATGATCTCGTCAGGAATGAAGCAGCTGCCTATATCGACGATCTCCGCACTTTCAAGGTGCCGGCACAACATCAGGCGCAGCACTGGTATGCGGCTCCCGAATCCCGCCAGCGCATTCTGGCGGAAGCCCGCAACGCCGCCACAACCGGCGCGTCTTGCGAAACTCTGGCTGAGTTGGAGCATTTATCCGGTTCCGCTGAAGCCGCTGACCATATGTTGCAGGCAGCCGCTCTGGATCCCACAGCAACGCGCTGGCTCCGGGCCGCTCAATTTCTGGATGAACCTCTCCGCAAGTTTGCCGCGTTACGTAATGGCCTATCGCTGGAGCCTTCCAATGCGCGACTGCACGTGGAATTGGCGACCTATTACATCGGCCGCCAGCAATTGGAAAAAGCTCGTGACGTGCTCAACTCGGCGGCGGAAGCTGCACCGAATGATTTTGTCATCCGTGAACGCCGCGCCAGCTTGTTCTTGAATCTGGGTCTTCGTTCGCAGGCGCTGCCGGAACTGCGTCGTCTGGAAAAGCAGTGGCCTTCCCCGCTGTGGCTGCGCTCTCGACTTGCACTGGACTACGAACAGATGGGACTTCTGGACGACGCCGCGCGGCTCGCTGCGTCCGTAGTGGCAGAAACTTCCGACAACCGCGAACAACTCGAGCTGCTGGCCCGCTTCCATGAACGCCGGCACATGAAATATGACTTGCAGGCGGATTACATCTCTCTTTCGCGACTGGAGCCGAACCAGCCAGATATATGGTCGCGGCTGGCGCAAGTGCAGATCGATTGCGGCGATGCTGAAGGCGGCAGGAAATCCCTGCTGCGGCTAGTTGCACTGGATGATGAAAACGCTGACGCCCACCGCCGACTGGCGCAGGTGGACGAAAACCTGCATCTTGATCGCGAAGCGCAACAGGAGTTGGCAAAAGCGTCCTCCGCCGCGCGTCCGGACACGCTGGCGAAGGACGCACAATATCTGGTCAACCCGGCAATGGTGGTCAAGGACGCATTTGCCAAGCCGCCGGCGCCAGCCGATACAGCCCTGGCTGATATTCGCGTGCAGGAGCTTCTCGCCAGTGGCCTGGATCGCGTGCACGTTCAGCAGCTTTATTTTGTAGGATCGGATGCTGCACTCGATTCCCATCGCGTCAGCACAATTCGCTATTCGCCTTCCACTGAAGAATTGCTCGTGATTCACGCGCGCGCGTGGAAGCCCAATGGTTTGGTACTGGACGCGCAGGAATTGGGCGATCATGAATATGCCGACACTCCGGTTTCAATGTATTACGACATGCGCCTGCACCAGCTTCGCTTTGCCGGACTGGAAAAAGGGGATGTGGTTGAGCTGGAGTATTCGCTCGTGCCCAAGCGCCGGTCCGCACCTTACAGCGGATATTTTGGCGAGCTGGTCTTGTTTGCCGGCCGCGGTCCGGAGCAGTTGAAGAGATACGTGCTGATTGCTCCCGCAGCGGAGAAAATTTTTGTTCACGCGGAAAAGATCGCTCCCGCAAGCGTTTCTGCCCGGGATGGCTCCCAGGTTTTTCTTTGGGAATCACGCTCAATTCCCGCATTGCCGCGCGAGCCGCGCAGTCCCGGCGTGACGGAAGTTTCTCCTTACGTGCACGTCTCCACCATGGGCGACTGGAAACAACTTGGCTCCTGGTATGCGGAGCTTGTTCGTCCTCAATTTGCGCTGGACCAATCGCTCCAGGATGAACTGGCGCGAGTGACGAACGGACTTCACACGGACAAGGAGAAGATTTCTGCCATCCAGGAATTTGTCCTGCGCAGCACGCACTACGTGGCGCTGGAGTTCGGCATTTACAGTTATAAGCCTTATCCAGTCACGCAGATTTATGCCCGACGCTTTGGTGACTGCAAAGACAAAGCCAGCTTGATGATCGCGCTGCTGCGGGCCGCAGGCATTGAAGCCGAGATCGCGTTGGTGCGCACTCGCTCCCTGGGCGACGTGGCGACGGAACCGGCTTCCATCGCCGTTTTCAATCACGCCATTGTCTACGTGCCGAAATATGAATTATGGCTCGATGGAACAGCGGAATACGCCGGCCGCGAGCTTCCTCTGGAAGACCAGGGAGCCTTGTCGCTGACGGTGAGCCTGAGCGGCGCGGCGGAGATACGGCACATCCCCATGAGTCGCGCGGCGGACAACTACACACGGCACGTCATCCGGGGCGAGCTCTCCGCGCAGGGCGTGATCCAGTTCAGCGGCTCGACCACAACCAGGGGTGAAGATGCGCCCGGATTGCGCCATGACCTGGCCGTGCGCGAACAACAGTTGGATATGTTTCGGCGCGAACTTGCCGAAGTCTTCCCCAGCGTGCAGGTAGATAGCGTTGCGGTCCACGGCGCTGAAGTACTTTCCAGCAGCGTGAGCGTGGAGTTCCAGGGCGCGCTAAATTCGCCGCAATACAAGCGTGTGGTTTCCCTCCGTTCGTCATGGATGCCGCGCTCGTACGTAGCTGCCCTGGCTGGAGCCAGCACACGCACACAGGATCTGGTCCTGCCTTCGCCATGGACCACGGACGAGGAAATTCACATCGCATTGCCGGAAGGTGCAGAAGTCACTTCCCTGCCACGCGACCAGAACATTACCGGGACTTTTGGCTCGCTTCGACTGCATTACAAGAAATCTGCGGGTGAAGTGATGGTACAGAGCCATATACAGTTTGAAAAAGCGCGTGTAAGCGCGCAGGATTATCCGGCCTTCCGCCAGTTCTGTGTCCAGGCGGAACACAGCTTCCGCAATGAAATCACATTGAGTCTGCCGCAATGA
- a CDS encoding response regulator transcription factor, protein MTDDPKKILVVDDEAQITRVLLRGLESAGYQVRVANDGRAGLESFRTWLPDLVITDLSMPGYTGLELCERIRQLSEVPVLVLSVKEDEPTKVKAFDLGADDYVSKPFGMAELTARVRALLRRSTAPPQSDAAYEAGDFKIDPQQRLIEVNGKAVHLTPKEYDMIRYFLANRGKVLTHRAILTAIWGSNSTEQPEYLRVFIANIRKKLELDPRSPRYIKTEPWIGYRFDPE, encoded by the coding sequence ATGACGGATGATCCCAAGAAAATTCTAGTCGTGGATGACGAAGCCCAGATCACCCGCGTATTATTGCGCGGCCTGGAATCAGCCGGATATCAGGTCCGCGTCGCGAATGATGGTCGTGCCGGCCTGGAAAGTTTCCGTACATGGCTCCCTGACCTGGTGATCACAGATCTCTCTATGCCCGGGTACACGGGGTTGGAGCTATGTGAACGCATACGCCAGTTGTCAGAAGTGCCTGTGCTGGTGCTCTCAGTCAAGGAAGATGAGCCAACTAAAGTAAAAGCGTTTGACCTTGGCGCGGACGACTATGTTTCCAAGCCGTTTGGCATGGCGGAACTTACAGCGCGTGTGCGAGCTTTACTTCGCCGCTCGACGGCTCCCCCACAATCCGATGCCGCCTATGAAGCCGGGGATTTCAAGATCGATCCGCAGCAACGTTTGATTGAAGTCAATGGCAAGGCTGTGCACCTTACGCCCAAAGAGTACGACATGATTCGATACTTTCTCGCGAATCGCGGAAAAGTCCTCACCCATCGCGCCATTCTTACGGCGATCTGGGGCAGCAACAGCACGGAGCAGCCGGAATATCTGCGCGTTTTCATTGCCAACATCCGTAAAAAGCTGGAGCTGGATCCGCGCTCTCCCAGATACATCAAGACCGAGCCATGGATAGGCTACCGGTTTGACCCGGAGTGA
- a CDS encoding NapC/NirT family cytochrome c, translated as MRTFREWLSPVVFFSNNLISLAGVVVVTAAGVTWLVFLPITLRSGSVHPYVGIVVYLLLPGIFVGGLLLIPLGIYLRRRGMRKRGELPAHFEPIDPRNPELRKLFGFIAVTTFLNIIIASQLSYSSVRYMETPNFCGATCHVMKPEFAAYEVSAHSKVECVGCHVGPGASGFMRAKVNGIRQVVHIALNTYPRPIPEPLERLRPATETCESCHARRRFFGDRMRDLASYGADEQNTLTHTVLMMHLGTGGPHSSGVHGAHLGEGVTLRYYASDDVRQNIPYVEYTSGGKMTVFAAPGAKPDPTKLRAMQCIDCHNRPAHTFQLPERAIDRAMSFGDISPTLPFAKKEGLEIVKQTYATGQDAAAKIPVAFEDYYRKTYPEIYAQRRAEVASSAKALLSVYQHNVFPEMKITWGTYPNNLGHTDFNGCFRCHDEQHASSDGKTITQDCSVCHNVVASDEKNPKALVDLGLSPGAGK; from the coding sequence ATGAGAACATTTCGTGAATGGCTTTCACCCGTTGTTTTCTTCTCAAACAACTTGATCAGTCTGGCGGGCGTTGTGGTGGTCACCGCCGCTGGCGTCACCTGGCTGGTCTTTCTGCCCATTACGTTGCGCAGTGGCAGCGTGCATCCTTACGTGGGCATTGTTGTTTACCTTCTGTTGCCGGGAATTTTTGTTGGCGGTCTTCTTCTCATCCCTCTTGGTATCTATCTGCGCAGGCGCGGGATGCGCAAAAGAGGCGAGTTGCCGGCACACTTTGAGCCCATTGATCCCCGCAATCCAGAGCTGCGCAAGCTGTTTGGCTTTATCGCAGTAACTACCTTTCTTAATATCATTATCGCCAGCCAGCTTTCCTACAGCAGCGTGCGCTATATGGAAACGCCCAATTTTTGCGGCGCGACCTGCCACGTGATGAAGCCGGAATTCGCCGCCTATGAAGTGTCAGCGCATTCCAAAGTTGAATGTGTTGGCTGCCACGTTGGGCCGGGAGCCAGCGGATTCATGCGCGCCAAGGTGAATGGCATAAGGCAAGTGGTCCATATAGCTTTAAACACTTACCCGCGGCCAATCCCGGAGCCGCTGGAACGGCTTCGTCCGGCCACGGAGACGTGTGAATCCTGCCACGCTCGCCGCCGTTTTTTTGGCGACCGCATGCGCGATCTGGCCAGTTACGGCGCCGACGAGCAGAACACGCTCACGCACACTGTTCTAATGATGCATCTTGGAACTGGCGGGCCGCACAGTTCCGGCGTTCACGGCGCGCATCTGGGCGAAGGCGTTACCCTGCGCTACTACGCATCGGATGACGTCCGCCAAAACATTCCTTATGTCGAATACACTTCCGGCGGCAAGATGACGGTCTTTGCTGCGCCCGGAGCCAAGCCTGACCCGACGAAACTGCGGGCCATGCAGTGCATTGACTGCCACAATCGGCCAGCGCACACCTTCCAGCTTCCAGAGCGCGCGATTGATCGCGCCATGTCCTTTGGTGACATTTCTCCCACTCTGCCCTTTGCCAAGAAAGAAGGTTTGGAAATTGTGAAACAAACCTACGCAACCGGACAGGATGCGGCCGCCAAGATTCCTGTGGCTTTTGAGGACTATTACCGCAAAACATATCCTGAGATCTATGCGCAACGCCGGGCTGAGGTGGCCAGCAGCGCAAAGGCGTTGCTCAGTGTCTATCAGCACAACGTTTTTCCTGAAATGAAGATTACGTGGGGCACCTACCCCAACAATCTGGGACACACGGACTTTAACGGGTGCTTCCGCTGCCATGATGAGCAACATGCCAGCTCGGATGGAAAGACAATTACGCAGGACTGCAGTGTTTGCCACAACGTGGTTGCGTCCGATGAGAAAAATCCCAAAGCTCTGGTTGATCTGGGACTGTCGCCGGGTGCCGGGAAGTAG
- a CDS encoding RNA polymerase sigma factor → MSSSVSIISNLGILAARENRTANYDAIYGEHCHRIYSLAFWMTDNELTAEQLSANTFLRAFASSAEPKTEQIDQAFLAEIRELTTIGTLTLNGSISAETKSVCGNVKRVHLERAVVELPATEKMIFLLHDVEGYSHEKIARLLGLDVKESQFGLHQARLQMRELISRMS, encoded by the coding sequence ATGTCTAGCAGCGTAAGCATTATTAGTAATCTTGGAATTCTTGCCGCAAGAGAAAATCGCACAGCTAATTATGATGCGATCTATGGCGAGCACTGCCACCGAATTTACTCCCTGGCTTTTTGGATGACCGACAATGAGCTAACCGCTGAACAGCTCTCCGCCAACACATTCCTTCGCGCTTTTGCGTCATCGGCAGAGCCGAAGACGGAACAGATTGACCAAGCCTTCCTGGCTGAGATCCGCGAACTCACCACGATCGGCACCCTCACATTGAACGGCAGCATCTCCGCGGAAACCAAGAGCGTTTGCGGCAACGTGAAGCGGGTGCATCTTGAGCGCGCGGTTGTGGAACTGCCTGCGACAGAAAAAATGATCTTTCTCCTTCACGATGTTGAAGGCTACAGCCATGAAAAAATTGCTCGCCTGCTTGGCTTGGATGTAAAAGAATCGCAGTTTGGACTGCATCAGGCCCGTTTGCAGATGCGAGAACTGATTTCGCGCATGTCGTAA
- a CDS encoding class I SAM-dependent methyltransferase: MRWFRGAGSSQSKPQEGGKSAPRTRRTCIGLGEFMRSLSSSGEQKPCVLDLGPTSPTNIALLTEMGVRLFNEDILRESQDESYCVKQEDGTLQFDPTKFFAENLDYGADQFDAILFWDVADYLPESLVKPLVERLQAILKPKGYLLAFFHTKDAGVESLYSRHHIVQKDTLELEPVQGFKLQRIFNNRHIENLFKDFASRKFFLGRDNIREVLMVR; this comes from the coding sequence ATGCGATGGTTCCGTGGAGCAGGCAGCTCTCAGTCCAAGCCTCAAGAGGGTGGCAAATCTGCGCCACGGACCAGGCGCACCTGCATTGGACTGGGCGAATTCATGCGCAGCCTGAGCAGCAGCGGCGAACAGAAACCCTGTGTCCTTGATCTGGGACCAACCTCACCTACAAACATTGCCTTGCTTACAGAGATGGGTGTGCGCCTCTTTAATGAGGATATTTTGCGAGAATCGCAGGACGAAAGTTACTGCGTGAAGCAGGAAGACGGTACGCTTCAGTTTGATCCGACAAAATTCTTTGCGGAAAACCTTGATTATGGCGCTGACCAGTTTGACGCAATCCTGTTCTGGGACGTGGCTGACTACCTGCCTGAAAGCCTGGTAAAGCCCTTGGTTGAGCGCCTACAGGCCATCCTGAAGCCCAAGGGATACCTGCTCGCCTTTTTTCACACCAAGGACGCAGGTGTGGAATCTCTCTATTCCCGTCACCATATCGTCCAGAAAGATACGCTTGAGCTTGAGCCAGTTCAGGGCTTTAAGCTGCAACGGATCTTCAACAACCGGCACATTGAAAATCTCTTTAAGGACTTTGCCTCCCGTAAGTTCTTCCTTGGCCGGGACAATATCCGTGAAGTCCTGATGGTTCGCTGA
- a CDS encoding lysophospholipid acyltransferase family protein, translating to MPTFRHKLEYFPVWLLAAAIGVLPRPMARGLCQGIGIFIYAVHRRLRKVGLRNLDLAFPENTRKEKLQILRTLFRGLGRQLAEFALFPRYRKETVSEIAVYDGFQNFAEARARGKGVLFLTAHFGGWEIGSFVHSLNGNPMNIVVRPLDNPYVDAFVDRYRTLHGNRTFGKQDFARGLLTSMKRGEVVGILMDTNMTPPQGAFVDFFGVPACTATGVARVALHTGAAVLPAFTIWDKELGKYKIRFDPALQLTKTGDDDADAIANTALFTKVIEGYARKYPEQWLWVHRRWKTRPPGEPSIY from the coding sequence TTGCCCACATTCCGCCACAAGCTTGAATATTTTCCCGTCTGGCTGCTGGCCGCAGCCATCGGCGTGCTGCCGCGGCCAATGGCGCGAGGTCTTTGCCAGGGCATTGGAATTTTTATTTATGCGGTTCACCGGCGGCTGCGCAAGGTCGGCTTGCGCAACCTGGACCTGGCATTCCCTGAGAACACGCGAAAAGAAAAACTTCAGATCCTGCGCACACTCTTTAGGGGCCTGGGCCGTCAGTTGGCTGAATTTGCGTTGTTCCCCCGGTACCGCAAAGAAACCGTTTCAGAGATCGCTGTTTACGATGGCTTCCAGAACTTTGCCGAGGCCCGCGCGCGTGGCAAAGGCGTATTGTTCCTGACCGCGCATTTCGGTGGATGGGAAATTGGCTCATTCGTACATTCCCTCAATGGCAATCCCATGAATATTGTGGTGCGCCCGCTCGACAATCCTTACGTGGACGCGTTTGTGGACCGTTATCGCACGCTGCATGGCAATCGCACATTCGGCAAGCAGGATTTCGCCCGCGGTCTGCTCACCTCAATGAAACGCGGCGAAGTGGTGGGCATCCTGATGGACACGAATATGACGCCCCCGCAAGGGGCTTTTGTGGATTTCTTTGGCGTTCCCGCATGCACGGCTACGGGGGTTGCGCGCGTGGCATTGCATACCGGTGCTGCCGTGTTGCCGGCTTTTACCATCTGGGACAAAGAGCTGGGCAAATATAAAATTCGCTTCGATCCGGCTCTGCAGCTCACGAAGACCGGTGATGATGACGCCGACGCAATCGCCAATACGGCCCTTTTTACCAAGGTGATCGAGGGATATGCGCGCAAATATCCCGAGCAGTGGTTGTGGGTCCACAGGCGGTGGAAGACGCGCCCGCCCGGCGAGCCCTCCATCTATTAG